The nucleotide sequence CAGTGATTTTCATACCGTAACCCCCCAACCCTTCTTCTCATTCGATACATTCAAGCATATTAGCTTAAGGTAAATAGAAAACACCCCCAGGTGCTCTCTGCGCCCAGGGGATGATAATTATAATCCAAGCTTTGATATTCTCTCCGCTGTTGGAATTCCACCATTATCCCATCCTCTATTTGCATAGTATTCCGGCAAAAGCTCGGATAATCTGTGAACGTTGCCTTTTGATGGACCATCTGGAATCGGTTCTTCCAACAATCTCTTTGGTAGAGTATCCTGTGAAGGATCTACTCCTGCCTGCAAATTGAACAATCTTTCTATGTTATATATTCTTTCACCTGCTTCCTTGATTGGAGCCGCCGAACATGTCCATTTATGATATGCATTGATAAAATG is from Clostridia bacterium and encodes:
- a CDS encoding aldehyde ferredoxin oxidoreductase C-terminal domain-containing protein produces the protein MSMVLSESIPVQVSGKEHFINAYHKWTCSAAPIKEAGERIYNIERLFNLQAGVDPSQDTLPKRLLEEPIPDGPSKGNVHRLSELLPEYYANRGWDNGGIPTAERISKLGL